The following coding sequences lie in one Victivallis lenta genomic window:
- a CDS encoding Gfo/Idh/MocA family oxidoreductase produces MGISIGLVGLGSFGSAFAQLFKAHPLVDRVAFCDCEPERIRKFAEDPFFADKFNPRDAYGSLDEICASDLDALVVITQPWLHAPQCIQAMESGKEVYSAVPLTCLPDSDEVLDWCGRIIETSKRTGRHYMLGETTCFRPQAMFCRRKALAGEFGDFVYAEGEYMHDVDSACSLREVMRRRTAGRIGSEWPAKEEQYARSGKLSTPMNYPTHSVSGPVFCMGTRARKVAAFGWRNRTGDSYFRHDEFSNVTALFELANGASMRVAEMRELAGQISPLENETFRIIGTRGSFSENVWYYNGRTDETDAIRPEQRTRYTDAELFDPLPPEVREAFLTVQNRSSGDLQNRDFVPQGHGGSHPYLVHEFVTSVYERRQPLVNAWEAGHYMAMGMAANRSARRDGELTPVQDWGFAPEF; encoded by the coding sequence ATGGGTATCAGTATCGGGCTTGTCGGCCTCGGCAGTTTCGGCAGTGCGTTCGCGCAGCTGTTCAAGGCGCATCCGCTGGTGGACCGGGTCGCGTTCTGCGACTGCGAGCCGGAACGGATCAGGAAGTTCGCCGAAGATCCGTTCTTCGCCGACAAATTCAATCCGCGCGACGCTTACGGGTCGCTCGACGAAATCTGCGCAAGCGACCTCGATGCGCTCGTCGTCATCACGCAGCCGTGGCTCCATGCGCCTCAGTGCATTCAGGCGATGGAGTCCGGGAAGGAGGTTTACAGCGCGGTACCGCTGACCTGCCTGCCGGACTCGGACGAAGTGCTCGACTGGTGCGGCCGGATCATCGAGACATCGAAGCGGACCGGCAGACACTATATGCTCGGCGAAACCACCTGCTTCCGCCCGCAGGCGATGTTCTGCCGCCGGAAGGCGCTGGCCGGGGAGTTCGGCGACTTCGTCTATGCCGAGGGCGAGTATATGCACGACGTCGACAGCGCATGCAGCCTGCGCGAGGTGATGCGCCGCCGCACCGCCGGCCGGATCGGCAGCGAGTGGCCGGCGAAGGAGGAGCAGTACGCGCGCAGCGGCAAGCTGTCGACGCCGATGAATTACCCGACCCACTCCGTCAGCGGGCCGGTCTTCTGCATGGGAACACGGGCGCGGAAGGTCGCGGCGTTCGGCTGGCGGAACCGTACCGGCGATTCGTATTTCCGCCATGACGAATTCAGCAATGTGACCGCGCTCTTCGAGCTTGCGAACGGCGCTTCGATGCGTGTGGCCGAGATGCGCGAACTTGCCGGGCAGATCAGTCCGCTCGAAAACGAGACGTTCCGGATCATCGGCACGCGCGGATCGTTCTCCGAAAACGTCTGGTATTACAACGGACGCACGGACGAGACCGATGCAATCCGCCCGGAGCAGAGGACCCGCTACACCGATGCGGAGCTTTTCGACCCGCTCCCGCCGGAGGTGCGCGAAGCGTTTCTCACCGTCCAGAACCGTTCGTCCGGCGATCTGCAGAACCGCGACTTCGTGCCGCAGGGTCACGGCGGCTCGCACCCGTACCTCGTCCATGAGTTCGTCACAAGCGTTTACGAGCGCCGCCAGCCGCTCGTGAACGCATGGGAGGCCGGCCACTATATGGCGATGGGCATGGCCGCCAACCGTTCCGCCCGCCGCGACGGCGAACTGACTCCGGTTCAGGACTGGGGATTCGCACCCGAATTCTGA
- a CDS encoding ArsR/SmtB family transcription factor: MAMQETPVCSCTVIHEDAVQAVKKQLDSELMLARMAEMFKVLGDATRLGIINALLLSELCACDIAAIMRMSQPAVAHHLKILRQTRLVKCRKVGKVVYYSLCDGHVGMLFDQCQTHVREE; encoded by the coding sequence ATGGCAATGCAGGAAACACCCGTATGCAGCTGTACCGTAATTCATGAGGATGCAGTTCAAGCGGTAAAAAAACAGCTCGATTCGGAGCTGATGCTCGCGCGCATGGCGGAAATGTTCAAGGTGCTGGGGGATGCGACCCGGCTGGGAATCATCAACGCGCTTTTGCTCTCGGAGCTCTGCGCCTGCGACATCGCGGCGATCATGCGGATGAGCCAGCCTGCCGTGGCGCATCATCTGAAAATTCTGCGGCAGACCCGCCTGGTGAAATGCCGCAAGGTGGGAAAAGTGGTTTATTATTCGCTGTGCGACGGGCATGTCGGCATGCTTTTCGACCAGTGCCAGACTCATGTGAGGGAAGAATGA